From Mucilaginibacter gotjawali:
AAAAGGTCACGGTCTTGAGTAGTCGCAAAACGGTAAGTAATTCCTTCAGTAGTCAGGGTGATATCTTTTTTACCCTCCTGGGCTTTCTTTCCGGTAAAATAGCTTACAGGATCATAGCCCTGGATTGCCAGGCCATTTTTATCGAGGTTGTAGTGCTTTTTGTGTAATTCAGTTGGATTTTGTGCTGATACGAAACCTGCAGTGAAGACGGATATCAAAATCAGCGTGAATGTTTTTTTCATGATTCTCTCGGTTAACTTTTATTACTTTTCCCTGTTTGTCGCAGGCGTCAGGAAAGCCTTACAAACAATTTTTCTTTTTTATAAATCACTGCAGGATTTGAAGGAAAGACACTCAGATGAAAGTTGCAATCAGACTTCGCTGGAAACCTAAGCCGGGATGTTCAATGCCCTATACGGTCAGGGCTGACCGGGAAATTAAGTTTTCGGGGTGAATTTTTATTGTTTTGTGGTTAAAGTCAGGAGGTGCTTCTTAATAATATCGTAATGCTCCCAGGGAATGTGGTGGTTTGCGCCCGGAATAAGAATCACTGTAACATGCTGATTAAAAGATAATTTCTGAGTGCCGTAAGCAACGTTTTTAACGGTTACCAGATTGTCCTGATCACCATGTATAAAGGTAACCGGCATAGTCATTTTGTAGTAGCAGGTGTCCATCTCAAAAAGGTCCTTCTTAAAATACCAGATCTCCGTATTACAAACCCTGAACGGCCCGGGCAGGAGGTATTGCAGCGGATTATGTACGAAAATAGCGCGCCATTTTTCCTTCGGCTCGTCATAGGGTGAGATCGACCCGGCTAACGACGTCACCGAAGCGTAGGCTTCCGGATGATCCTGAGCCAGCTTTACTACTATTGGTCCGCCAAGGCTATGGCCGATCAGATGCAATGGCTTGCCGTTGTATTCCTTTTGGACAATACCGTAAATTAACCTCGCCTGATCGGAAAGGTGATAGGCATGCCCGGCGTTGCTGTAACCAAAACCGGGTCGGTCAATGGCTATGATCCGGAAATGTTTCAGCAGATCGGTATCCATCAGGTATCTCCGGTAACCCTTCCAGCTGCCGGGTGATCCGTGAATAAAGAATAATGTGGGCAGGGTGTCGCTGCCCACCTTCACATAATGTAGGTTGACATGGTCAACAGACATATACATAAAATGCGGAAAAAGATCCTGACGGGAAAATTCAGACCTGGCCTTTTTATCCGGTATTCGCAGGTAACGGCAGGATGCGGAAACAACAAATATGACGCAGAGGAATAGGGATAAGTACCGTATTTTTATCATCCGAAAAGCAATTATTTTTCCGCTTAATATCCAGCACAGGACTCCCGATATTCGGTAGCCCTGCGCTTGGATACGTTAATCAATTATTTTACCGCCAGCAGGTCAACCTTTTCAATAATTGGCGGCAGGGCCAATAATTCAGGAGCTTTGGCCATTAAAGCCCTGGCGATCTCACCGCCTAAATGTGCCTCGCGGCCTTCCTCGGTTTCAAAGGTGTCAAAGACCCCAAAGGTAGACGGACCTAACTGCAGGGCGTACCAGCCCACGGTCGCGGGCTCCTGTTCTGCAAGCGGCAGTGCGCTTTTAATAAAGTCTGCAACTTCCTGTTCTTTTCCTGGCTTGGCTTCCAGCCTGGCCAGTAATGCTAGTTTTACCATAGTTGAATGTATATATTTATTTGAGTTAGAAATTCATATTCATGCGGCTATAATAGGCCGATGGTTACTCCGCCATTGACGGACAGAGGTTCTGCCGGGTAATGTAAGAGGCCGGATATTTGTAGTTATAGTCAGTCCTGTTTATAAAATATTTATAGCCGGTTAATTAATTAACCGGCTATTTTATTAGTTGTTTCAGCTATTCCTGAATTCGGGCTTTAGCTGGCTGCCCATGGCTTTACGTAGTTTCAAAACTTTAGGGAGGGATACCTGCTGGATATAAGGATTGTCGCCATGCAGCCGGAAATATCCCTGGTGATAATTCTCTGCCGGGTACAGTATTTTGAACGGCTGAACTTTGGTTACAATCGGATTAGAATAATGATGCGCCTTGTTTATCCTGGCAATTACCTGCTCCAGCACCTGCTTTTCCTCCGGGTTACGATAAAATGCGACTGATCGATAGTCTGGTCCTTCATCAGGTCCCTGCCGGTCCGGGGTTGTCGGGTCATGGGCATAAAAGAAGGCTTCCGCTAAGGTTGCATAGCTAATTACTTCCGGGTTATAATACACTTGCACAGTTTCCGCATGGCCGGTCGTTTTGGTGCAAACCTGTTCGTAGGAAGGGTTTTTCACTGTACCGCCGGCATAGCCAGCAACCACTTTATTAACGCCGTTGAGTTCGGACAGGCCTTCGGATAAGCTCCAAAAACATCCCCCTGCAAACGTGGCTACTTTTTCACCCTTTTTTGGCTCGGGGAGACGTGCAAATCCCTGTTCATCATTGCTGGTTTGCGCGTTCACATAAGTGGTAACAAGCAACAATCCTGCTATTATTATTTTTAATGCTTTCATCTTGTCTATGATATTTATTTGATTATTTGGCGGGAATAAATTTAAAGGCATAAGAATCCATGCAATAACGTTTCCCGGTTGGAGCCGGCCCGTCATCAAAGACATGACCCAAATGCAAACCGGTACTGGCTTCCACTACTTCCTCCCGGACTTCGCCATAGGAATAATCCTTTACAATTTTAATGGCCTTCGGGTCAAGCGGTTTAAAGAAACTCGGCCAACCTGTACCAGATTCAAATTTAGCATCAGAACTGAACAGCGGCTTGCCGGTTGCCGCGCTCACATATACGCCTTTCTGATGGTTGTTCCAATAGGGGTTTTTATATGGTGTTTCTGTACCCTTGTTAACCAGTATCTCATAGGCTTCAGGAGAAAGCACTTTCTTCCAGTAGCTGTTGGGCTTGGCAGCAGGGTATAATTTCGTATCTTCAGAACTGCCCGCTGAAGAGGGGCTTTGACTGCAGGCATTCAATGCCAGCAGCAAAAGAGGAATGATCATTAAATTTAGTTTTTTCATAACTTGTTAGTCGGTTAAAGCGTATCAGCCTTACAAAAGAATAAAGCTGTTAAGGTCAAAATCTTGTCATTAAATTTCTGATTAGCCAGAATGGAGGCTTGTTATTTACTTCCTGCCACAGCATTACCTCCTTCGGAGCCAAGAAACGCTACACTGCCGTTTACCGGTGGAGCATATAACAAGCCCGTATATTGATTCTGTCTTTGGATATAGGCTGCACGCCTGAACTGATAAACTGGCAGGTTTTTGGTTTTCTGGTGTACACGGGTAATTAGTTTATAAGCCGGTGGACAAGTTAAACAACCATCCGGTGTAAAAGATTTTATAACGACAAAACCTTTGGTGGCATTGGAAGGATGAATCCGGGCTGCGTCCTTTTTATTTTTTAAGACGAACGAAACCAAACCAAAGCCTATGATAGCCACCCAGGCTATCAGGGTAAATTTTACAGACGGTACCATTAATGTTTCGTTAGAGGTTTTTGGAGATTTGTCGCAGGCAGTATAAAATCCTTACAAAAAAATAAAAAAAAGATGTGTAAGGATTCCGTGAGCTTTTCGACCAACTACAAAAGCAAAATTACACCAACAAGTGCATGGTGGAACAACGGTATTTTATGGGAAATTTTTAAGTCAAAGATGCATATAGAAAAAGGCCAGATAACAGTTACCAGGGTACATACCTGCGACCCTGCACAATGGGTAAATAAATATGCCGACTATTTGTACGGCTACACACTATCCCGGATCAACGATGAGGAACTCGCCCGTGATCTGGTACAGGAAACATTTTTAGCTGCGTTGGAGAGGGTAGAAAAATTTGAAGGCAGGAG
This genomic window contains:
- a CDS encoding YHS domain-containing (seleno)protein; protein product: MKKTFTLILISVFTAGFVSAQNPTELHKKHYNLDKNGLAIQGYDPVSYFTGKKAQEGKKDITLTTEGITYRFATTQDRDLFKSSPAKYQPQFGGWCAYAMGATGEKVDIDPGTFKLIDGKLYLFYNAFLTTPKRAGIRTKTT
- a CDS encoding alpha/beta fold hydrolase, with protein sequence MIKIRYLSLFLCVIFVVSASCRYLRIPDKKARSEFSRQDLFPHFMYMSVDHVNLHYVKVGSDTLPTLFFIHGSPGSWKGYRRYLMDTDLLKHFRIIAIDRPGFGYSNAGHAYHLSDQARLIYGIVQKEYNGKPLHLIGHSLGGPIVVKLAQDHPEAYASVTSLAGSISPYDEPKEKWRAIFVHNPLQYLLPGPFRVCNTEIWYFKKDLFEMDTCYYKMTMPVTFIHGDQDNLVTVKNVAYGTQKLSFNQHVTVILIPGANHHIPWEHYDIIKKHLLTLTTKQ
- a CDS encoding putative quinol monooxygenase codes for the protein MVKLALLARLEAKPGKEQEVADFIKSALPLAEQEPATVGWYALQLGPSTFGVFDTFETEEGREAHLGGEIARALMAKAPELLALPPIIEKVDLLAVK
- the msrA gene encoding peptide-methionine (S)-S-oxide reductase MsrA is translated as MKALKIIIAGLLLVTTYVNAQTSNDEQGFARLPEPKKGEKVATFAGGCFWSLSEGLSELNGVNKVVAGYAGGTVKNPSYEQVCTKTTGHAETVQVYYNPEVISYATLAEAFFYAHDPTTPDRQGPDEGPDYRSVAFYRNPEEKQVLEQVIARINKAHHYSNPIVTKVQPFKILYPAENYHQGYFRLHGDNPYIQQVSLPKVLKLRKAMGSQLKPEFRNS
- the msrB gene encoding peptide-methionine (R)-S-oxide reductase MsrB, with the translated sequence MKKLNLMIIPLLLLALNACSQSPSSAGSSEDTKLYPAAKPNSYWKKVLSPEAYEILVNKGTETPYKNPYWNNHQKGVYVSAATGKPLFSSDAKFESGTGWPSFFKPLDPKAIKIVKDYSYGEVREEVVEASTGLHLGHVFDDGPAPTGKRYCMDSYAFKFIPAK